The DNA region TCGAGTTCAAGAAGGAGGAGAAGTCCGCCTTCGAGGCCGAGAAGGGTCTCACGGAGGAGACCATCAGGGTCATCTCCGAGGACAAGGACGAACCGGAGTGGATGCTCGAGCGGCGCCTGCGCGCGCTGGAGCAGTTCCACGAGATGCCGATGCCGACCGACTGGCCGGGCGCGCCGGACATCTCGGAGGTCGACGTCGACGAGATCGTCCCGTACATCCGGCCGGACATCGACACCCGCGGCGGGGTCGACGACTGGGAGGACCTGCCCGAGGAGATCCAGGACACCTTCGACAAGCTCGGCATCCCCGAGGCGGAGAAGAACGCCCTCTCCGGCGTCGGCGCCCAGTACGAGTCGGAGATCGTCTACCAGAACATGCAGGAGCGCTGGGAGGAGAAGGGCGTCATCTTCTGCGACATGGACAAGGCCGTCCAGGAGCACGAGGAGCTCGTCAAGGAGCACTTCATGACGAAGGCCGTGCCGCCGAGCGACAACAAGTTCGCGGCGCTGCACGGCGCCATCTGGTCGGGCGGCTCGTTCGTCTACGTCCCCGAGGACACGACGGTCGACATGCCGGTCCAGGCGTACTTCCGGATGAACTCCGACGGCATGGGCCAGTTCGAGCACACGCTCATCATCGCCGAGGAGAACTCCGAGGTCCACTACATCGAGGGCTGCAGCGCGCCCAAGTACTCGGAGTTCAACCTGCACTCGGGCGGCGTCGAGGTGTTCGTGGGCGAGGGCGCCCACGTCCAGTACTCGACGGTGCAGAACTGGTCGAAGAACACCTACAACCTCAACACCAAGCGCGCCATCGCCGAGGCCGACGCCACGATGGAGTGGGTCTCCGGCTCGATGGGCTCGAAGGCGACGATGCTCTACCCGAGCACCATCCTCAAGGGCCCCGGCGCGACCGACAACCACATCACCATCGCCATGGCCGGCGAGGGTCAGGACATCGACACCGGCGCGAAGGTCTACCACAACGCGCCCGACACCAGCTCCACCATCGAGTCCAAGTCCATCGCCAAGGACGGCGGCCGCACCAACTACCGCGGGCTCGTCCACATGGCCAACGGCGCCGAGGGCTCGAAGACCAACGTCGAGTGCGACGCGCTGATGTTCGACAACGAGTCCACGTCGGACACCATGCCGTACATGGAGATCCAGGAGAACGACGTCGACGTGGCCCACGAGGCGACCGTCGGCAAGATCGGCGACGAGGACGTGTTCTACCTCCAGTCCCGGGGCCTGGACGACGACGACGCCAAGCAGATGATCGTCGCCGGCTTCATCGAGCCGATCACCGAGGAACTGCCCATCGAGTACGCGGTCGAGCTCAACCGCCTCATCGAGCTGGAGATGGAGGGCTCGCTCGGGTAACCCCCGGTGATTCACATGAGTACGCAGCTACACGCGAACCTCACAGAGGCACAGGTAGAGCAGATCAGCGACGAGCTCGACGAGCCCGAGTGGCTCCTCGAGACGCGCAAGGACGCCCTCGCGGCGCTCGACGACCTGGACATGCCGAACGTGATCACCACGCCCGGCCCGCGCCACTGGACGAACCTCACCGACCTCGACTACGAGTCGCTCGTGGACCCCCTGGAGTGGGAACAGGAGAAAGACCGCGTCGAGGCCGAGGGCGCCGACGTGCTCTCGTGGTCCGAGGCGCTGGCCGAACACGGCGACCTCGTCGAGGAGCACTTCGGCAGCGTCGTCGACCCCCAGCGTGACTTCCTGACGGCGCTGTCGACGGCCCTCTTTAGCGCCGGGACCGTCGTCTACGTCCCCGAGGGCGTCGCCGCCGAGGACGTGAAGATCCGCACCCGGATGAACAGCCGCTCGCTGTTCAACTACACGCTGGTCGTCGCCGAGGAGTCCGCCTCCGCGACGATCCTCGAACGCCAGAGCACCGGGACGAACGTCGACGGCGACCAGTACTACTCGGGCGTCGTCGAGGTCGTCGCCGGCGAGAACGCCAGCGTCCAGTACGGGGCGCTTCAAAATCTCGCCGAGGACACCTACAACTTCCAGGTCAAGCGCGGCCACACCGCCGACCACGCCTCGGTCGACTGGATCGAGGGCAACATCGGCTCCCGACTCACGAAGTCCAGCGTCGAGACGCGACTGCTCGGCGAGGGCTCGGAGAGCCAGATCGTCGGCGCCTTCTTCGGCCACGACGACCAGCACTTCGACATCAACAGCCGCGTCTGGCACGAGGACGAGCACACCACCGCCGACCTCGTCACCCGCGGGGTCCTCGACGACGAGGCCCGCTCGGTCTACGAGGGCGTCCAGGACGTGGGCCGCGAGGCGTGGGACACCAACTCCTACCAGCGCGAGAACACGCTGATGCTCAGCGACGACAGCGAGGCCGACGCCTCGCCGAAGCTGATCATCAACAACCACGACACCGAGGCCAGCCACTCCGCGACGGTCGGCCAGGTCGACGCCGAGGACCTGTTCTACATGACTTCCCGCGGCGTCGACGAGGAGCGCGCGAAGAACATGCTCGTCGAGGGCTTCTTCGTGCCCGTCCTCGAGGAGGTCGCGGTCGACGAGCTCCGCGAGGACCTCGACGAGCTGATCGTCGAACGCCTGCGCCGGTAACCGACTCCCGTTTTCCGTCCGTCTCGGCGACGTTCGCTTCCGTTCCCAGGTTGCGAAAACGCGCCCGTCTTTTAAGTTCGTACCCGGAGTGAGACACACCAGACCATGCGTCCACTGCACCTCCTGGCGCTCGCAGCGGCGTCCGTCGTCCCGGTTCACGCGGGTCACCCTCACCTCGTGACCGACTCGGTCCTCGGGGTCGCGGTCGGGGTGGTCGTCGTCGGGCTGTACGTGCTCGCGCTCCGCTGGACGGGCGGCGGGCGCGGAGACCGACGGACCGACGGCTCCGGGAGCGGCCGAACAGAGGGGAGCGACGGCGGCCGAGCGGGCCGTGAATCCAGCCGGTAGATCGTCGACTGGTCGCTCACGGACCGGCCGCTCCCGGGCTGGACGACCGTGGGCCGGACGTTCCCGTCCCGGCCGGCGAACTCGCGGGCTGGGCCGCCGCTGGCCGCCGCCGAGGGAAGGACTTACGTCCCCGCCTACCCGAGAGGTGCCTATGAATCGTGCGACGGGCGCCGACTCCCGGGAGGTGCGACGGTGAGTCTCACCGTCCCGGTCGGGTCCGACCACCAGCTGGCCCGCCTGCTCCAGATCGGGATCGTCCTGGAGGAGGTCGTCGAGGCGCGGGCGTCGAAACACGCCCGCGACAGCGGGGTGGACCTGACCGACGACGTGCGGGCGATGCTCGAAGACGCCGCCGAGGAGTCCGCCGACCACCGCGACCGGCTGGAGGACCTGGTAGCGGAACTCGACGCCGACACGGTCGCCTACGAGGAGATCGAGGCGCTGGTCGAGGCCCAGTACGAGTCCGACGACGACTTCGACGGCGTCCTCTACGACCAGCTGTGCAACGAGGAGACCGCCTACAAGTTCTACGACGACCTCATCGAGGCGGTCGAGGCCTCGGACGTGGAGTTCGGCATCGACCGCGACCGGCTGCTCGACACGCTCGCGGCCATCCGCGAGGAGGAGGCCGAGGGCGTCGAGGAAGTGACCGAGCTCATGGAGGAGCGCCGATGACCGCCGACGGAGCGACGCGGACCCAACAGGAGGGATCGCCGTGAACACGGCCGACCAGTACCTGAAAGCAATCTACCTGATCCAGCGGATGGAGGACGGTCCCGCATCGACCGGCGACCTGGCCGACCGGCTCGACGTGAGCCCCGCCAGCGCCAACGAGATGATCGGCAAGCTCGAAGACCAGGGGCTGGCCGAACACGAGAAGTACAAGGGCGTCTCCCTCTCCGACGAGGGCATCGTCCGCGCCCGCGAGGCCCTCCAGAACTACTGTATCATCGAGCGGTTCCTCGTCGAGGTCCTCGAGGTCGAGGAGTTCCGCGGCGAGGCCCGCCAGCTGGAGAGCGTCATCGACGAGACGGTCGCCGAACGGCTCGACACCATCATCGACCGCGACCCCGCCTGCCCCGACTGCTTCGACGCCGAGAACGACGTCTGCGGCCTGCTGGAAGTCCCCGCGGCCGCCGACGACTGACCCGGATCAATCCGCTTCTCAGCGCGACATCCCGATCGGGCCGGATCCGTCGAAACGCCCCAGAACTGCAAGAGTAACGCTATTATGCGACCGCCGTATAGCCATCCGTGAAGTCCCGTGGTGTAGTGGCCAATCATCATGGCCTTTGGAGGGGTCCTGAATATATCAGTTCCCTGAAGCGAGCCATGGACGACGGTTCGAATCCGTCCGGGACTATGACAAATATTTTATACTTTCGCGGCATCGGGGAGGCGACCGCTGCCCGGTGACAGCGACCGCGGATATCGACACCGCTTTCGACGGAGTGACGGATCCGGTGGTCGGTCCATCCGCCCGGCACCCGGTTCCCGGCAGTCGATAGCGACTGCGGGGCCGCCCGTTCGTGGCATTCGATCGTAATTATACGGCGACTATTTATTGTCACTCCGTCTGTATCGCCGAGTGGATCGTACCTATGCGATCAGTACTCATGGCGCTCGTCGTCGCGCTCGCGGCGGTCACCGCGGGCGTCGGCGGCGCAACGGGGGAACCGACGGACGGCCCGACGCGGGCCGAACTGACCGAGCCCGTGCCCGAGGGGGAACCGGGTAACGCCTCCGACGGCTACACGGGGATCGAACCGACGCGCAACTGGACCGACAAGCCGGTCGACGTGGACACGGCGCCGGCGGGCCTCGCCGAGGGGGACGCGGCCGGCGGGGCGGCGAGCGCGGCGTCCGCGGATTCCATCATGATGGACCCGGACGACGAGGACCACCCGCTGGTCGGCACGTCGAAGCAGTACCTCGGCTCCGACCGGGGGAGCTACTACTTCAAGGAGTACACGCTGCTGGCGGTCGGCGACGAGATCGAGGTGTGGGTCGCGAACAACCTCTCGTGGCCGAGCGACGACCCGCGCGAGGACCCGACGATCTCCGAGGCCCAGGCCGAGTCGATGGCCCGGCAGTTCGACGGGAACATGTACCCGGTCGAGACGGAGACGTTCGGCCGGCCCGACGCCCGCAACGGCACCGAGTCGCTGCTCGAACAGATCGGCGCCGTCCCGGAGGACTACTACGAGACGGGCAACGGCTCCGAGCGGACGGTCCTGCTCGTGGACAACGTCCGGGACCGGAACTACTACGACGAGGAGTACCCGCTGTACATCGCCGGCTTCTACTCGCCGACGATCCAGGAGTACACCGACCGTAACGCCATCACGGTCGACGCCTACGACTGGAACGCCGTCAACGAGAGCAACGAGCGGACCGGCTACGAGGGGACGCTGGCCCACGAGTATCAGCACCTCATCCACGCCGACCTCGACGGCGACGAGACCACCTGGGTCAACGAGGGGATGTCGGACTACGCCGAGTACATCACCGGCTACGGCGTCCCGGAGGGCCACCTCGGAGCCTACGAACAGCTGCCCTCGAACTCGCTGACGAACTGGGAGGACCAGGGGGCGGACAACGTCCTCGCGGACTACGGGATCGCCTACACGTGGACGATGTACCTGGCCGACCAGTACGGCCGGGAGTTCGTCTCCAACCTCGCACAGGATACGGACAACGGCATCACCAGCGTCGAGAACACCCTGGACGAGGTCGGGGCGAAACGCGACTTCGCCGACCTCTACCAGGACTTCTCGACCGCCGTGGTGACCGACGACATCCGGACGCCGCCGAAAGACGAGTTCCACATCGACGGCGTCGAGGTGAATGTCAACACTTCCGGGTCGGTCGGCACCGCCGGCGCCTGGGGGACCAACTACCGGACGATCGACACGAGCGAACGCGGCCCGATCAGGGACGTGACCGTCTCGGGGACCGACTTCACGGACACGGAGTGGTCGACGGCGACCGACCCCGTGACCGGCGAGGGCGAGGTCCTCTACAGCGGGTCCGGCAACCTGCTCGACCGCCACGCGGTCGTCGAGCGGGACCTCTCGAACGTCGAGGACCCGACGCTGACCTTCGAGAGCTTCCAGCGCATCGAGGCCAACTGGGACTACGGCTTCGTGCAGGTGTCGACCGACGGCGGCGACACCTGGCACAGTCTCTCGAACGGGAACACCGACGCATCGCCGAATCCCGACGCCCACCCGACGGTGAAGGCGAACGTGCCGGGGCTGACCGGCGACACGGACGGCTGGCAGTCCCAGTCGTTCGACCTCTCGGCCTACGAGGGCAACGAGAGCGTCCTGGTCTCCTTCCGGTACGTCACCGACTGGGCGACCGCGAAGGACGGCTGGTACGTCAGAAACGTCAGCGTCGCCGGCGAGTCCGTCCCGACGAACTCGACGGCGCCGTACCTGAGCGAGCGCGAGGCGACCGGCGACAACGTCGAGTACCAGTTCTCGTTCGTCGGGATCAAACACAACGGCAACTACCAGGTCAAGCAGGTCGACACGACGACCTTCGACGAGGCCGGCAAGCGCGACCTGAAGAGGTTCCTCCACAACGGCAACTTCGAGACGGTGGTCGTCGCGAGCACCTGGGCCGCCGAGGAGGGCGAGAGCGGTCGCGTCCCCGTCGGCGTCGAGCTCACCTTCGCCGGTGAGCGAGGCGCCGGGAACGGCAACGGGAACAGCGGCAACGGTCCGGGTAACGGCAACGGGAACGGTCCCGGCAACGGAAACAACGGGAACGGTCCCGGCAACGGGAACAACGGGAACGGCAACGGCCCGCCGAAGTAGCGGGACAGTCGGACGGGAACGGTCCCGCGGGACCCTCACCGTCCTGCCTCTCGCGTTTTCAGACCGGTTCGTGGACCGCGCGGTAGCCGTCGGCCGTCGACTCGACGGACTCGACGGTGTAGAAGCGGATCTCCCGCTCCTGTTTCGTGCGGACGGGGAAGTCGTAGTGGACGGCGTCGTAGCCGAGTTCCTCCCCGTCCTCGCGCACGCCGGCGACGAACTCGCGGTGGCGGTCGAGGCGCTCCTCGACGACCGAGCGCGAGAGCGCGGGGGCCTCGTCCACCTGGTCGTCGAACACCTCGGCGAAGGCGGGTTCCCGCTCGTAGCCGACGGAGTCGCGGCCGGCGACGAGGGCGGCCAGGGAGGTGGTACCGGTGCCCCAGAAGGGATCGAGGACGGTGTCGCCGTAGGCCGAGTACATGTTGACGAGGCGGTAGGGGATCTCGAAGGGGAACGCGGCGGAGCGCTCGCGGAGTTCGTCGTGGTCGAGCGCCTGGAGTTCGCCGCTCACGTCGGTCCACACGTCGGAGAACCAGCGGTTGCGTTCCTCCCAGAAGTAGGCGGCCTCGTAGCGCCGATCCGCGCCGGGCGCGAACGACCGGGAGTCGTCGCCGTTGCGGAAGACGAGGACGTACTCGTGTTCGAGGGTGACGTAGGCGTTGGGCGGCACCATCCCCGAGCCCATGAACTTCGCGGCGCTGTTGGTGGGCTTGCGCCAGAGCACGTCCGGCAGGGGGTCGAACCCGAGCGACCGGAACGCCTCCAGCACCCGGGCGTGGTTGGGGTAGACGCGGAAGCTCCCGTCGACGGTGCGGGTCGCGTCGCCGACGTTGACGCAGGCGACGCCGCCGTCGACGAGCACCCGTTCGAGTTCGGCCCACACCTCGTCGAGGACGCCGTGCATCGCCTCGAAGGCGCGCTGGCCGTCGTCGGCCGCCAGCGCGTCCGCGACGGCCGGGTCGAGCGCGCCGAACGTCTCGTCCCACATCTCGATCATCGGGTACGGCGGCGAGGTGACGACCAGGTCGACGCTGTCGTCGGCCAGCCCCGAGAGTTCGCGCGCGTCGCCGAGGACGACCCGATGACTCGTCTCCATCGTCTCCCATCTCCCGCCCGCGGTCCTTGAGTCTCCCGACCTGTGCCGCCGACCCCGCCGTCGCCCGCCCGTGCGGTCCCCGTCCCGCCACACCCGGTACCGATCGACCGGGACCGCCACCACCGGCCCGGGCCGCGGCCGATATCAATTCTTAATAGCTCGCTCCGGCTCGGTTAACATATGACCGTCGTCAGCGTCTCGATGCCCGACGAGTTGCTCGAACGGATCGACTCGTTCGCGGACGAACACGGCTACACCGGGCGGAGCGAGGTGGTCCGGGAGGCCGCGCGCAACCTCCTCGGGGAGTTCGAGGACAAGCAGCTGGAGGAGCGGGAGCTGATGGGCGTGGTGACCGTCCTGTTCGACTACTCGTCGTCGGGCGTCGAACACCGGATGATGAACCTCCGCCACGAGTACGAGAACCTCGTCGCCTCGAACGTCCACAGCCACATCGGCGACCACTACTGCCTCGAACTGTTCATCCTCGAGGGCGACCTGGAGGACATCTCCACGTTCGTCGGCAAGATCCGCGCGACCCAGGACACGCTCTCGATCGACTACTCCGTGATGCCCGTCGACCGCATCGACACGATCTGAGCGGCGGACCTCGACGGGAGCCGTGGCCGGGTCCGCTCCACACCCGGTCAGTCGAAGGCCGCGGCGAGCACGGCGTCGTAGGCGTGTTCGTACGCGTCGGCGACGGCCGCCGGGTCGCCGCGTTCGGCTTTCGACAGCGGCGGCAGGCGAGTCTCGGTCGCCGGGTCGACCAGGTCGGTCACGTCCGGGACCCGCTCCTCCAGCTGGCCGGCCTCGGGGCCGCCGCTGGCGACGGCGCAGCCCTTCGCGTAGCGGTCGCCGTCGTAGACGCGGACGCGCCCCGGTTCGACCACGGCGACGGCGTCGGGGTCGACGTCGCGGAACGGCCGCGCCACGTCGGCGTAGGACTCGACGACCGCCCGCTCGGTCGCCTCGACCTCGGCGAGCAGCGACCGCTGTTCGGGGAGGTGCCGGTCGGTCATCACCTCGTTGAACTCGTCGACCGACGAGACGCGGGGCGCGTCCGACAGGGGGAGCGCCTCACGCACGGAGTCCGGGAGTTCGACCGTCCCGTTGACGACGAACGACTCGCCGACGCGGTCGACGAGGAACTCCCGGTCGTCCTTCCCGAGGAGGCCCGTGCCGCCGCCCGGGCTCGGTCGCCACAGGCGGTGGACGGCGTTGATGTCCTCCGGGGCCACGTTGGCCCCGCTCGCCGCGGCGAGCTTGCGGGCGTCCTTGCCGTAGAGCCGTCCCTCGGCCGTCGCCGTCAGGTAGTCGTCGTGGTCGAACCAGTAGTCGTTGCCCGCGCGGGGCTTGAACCCCACGGCGCCGGTGCGCTCGATCAGTCCGGTCGAGAAGGTGGTCTTCCCGGCGTCGACGCGGGCGCCGCCCGCGACGAGCAGCCTCATCGGCCCCCTCCGCGACTCATTGCTCGCTCGCGCCATCGGCGTCGACGCCCGGCGCGAGCCCGTAGTAGCCGGGTTCGCCGTCGGTCTCGGGCTCGGCGAAGACGAACTGCTCGCTGTGGCCCATCATCCACGGGATGGCCCAGTCCAGCAGGACGTTCTCGGTCTCGATGTCCAGCTCGGCCTCGGGGTCGACGCCCTGCAGCAGGCGGCCGACCTCGTAGATGGTGTAGAGCTTGTCGGCGTCGAGCACCTCCGCGGGCTCGCGGAACTCCAGGGGTCGCAGGTCGTCGAAGTCGGATTTCGGTCGCGGCATGGACCCGGATACTCGGGGTCGACGCCTAAAGCCCTCGAAACGCGGCCGGGGCGCCACGGCACACCCCGACGGCCGTTCGGCGTCGCGGTGGCCGCTGCAGCGTGAACCGACGGCGGCCCGGCGGCTGACCGGTGGAGCGCGACCCGACGGCTGACCGGTGGAGTGCGGCCCGGCGGCTGGCCAGCGGGGCGTGGACCTGCGGTTGACCAGTGGAGCGCGAAAAAATGGCGGTGGTGAACTGACTCGTCGTTACTCGAAGTGGCTGACGGCCGTGTCGTACTGGTCGGCGACCTCGTCCCAGTCGACGACCTCGAAGAAGGCGTCGATGAAGCTGCCGCGGTCCGGGCCGTAGTCGTAGTAGTAGGAGTGCTCCCACACGTCCAGGGCCATGATCGGGTGGGAACCCCACAGCGCGCCCTGGTCGTGCTTGTCGACGGCCACGTTGCGCAGCTGCTTGGCGACGGGGTCGTAGACCAGCAGCGCCCAGCCACCGGCGGCCGACGCGGCGGCCTCGAACTCGCCCTTCCAGCCCTCGTAGGAGCCGAAGTCCTCCTCGATGCGGTCGCGGAGGTCACCCTCCGGCTCGCCGCCGCCGTTCGGGGACATGTTGTCCCAGAACAGCGTGTGGAGGTAGTGGCCGGAGCCGTTGTGGGTGACGTTGCCCAGCGCGCCGGCTGTCGAGGAGTAGTCCCCCGACTCGCGGGCGTCGGCGAGCGTCTCCTCGGCGGATTCGAGGCCGTTGACGTACCCCTGGTGGTGGGTGTCGTGGTGCCACGTAAGCACCTGCTCGCTAACGTGCGGTTCGAGCGCGTCGTAGTCGTACGGGAGCGGCGGAAGCTCGGGATCGGAATGTTCTGGCATAGATATCTCCTCCACTCTAGCGGTCGGCTGGATACCTGTTAAAGTTTGAGGAACTGGATGAGTGAGACTGTCACACACGGCTGACACGGACGGGGACTGACCCGCGGGACGCGGCCGAATCCGCCGAGCCGCCGGCGGTCCGCGACCTCTCGGCGTCGAGAGATGTAGACGCGGTGTCGCCCCGGCTGTCAGTCGTCGGCCCGCGCCCGCTCGAACATCTCGATGGCCCGCTCGCGGCGCTCGCCGTGGTCGACGATGGGCGCCGGGTAGTCGGGCGCGAGCATCTCCCGGCGGCCGGCGTCGAGTTCGTGCCACTCGTGGACGGCGTCGGCGGGCACGTCCCGGAGTTCGGGGACGTACTCGCGGATGTACTCCGCGTCCGGGTCGTAGCGCTCGCCCTGGGTCATCGGGTTGAACACGCGGAAGTACGGCTGGGCGTCGGTCCCCGTCGAGGCGGCCCACTGCCAGCCGCCGTTGTCGTTGGCCGTGTCGTGGTCGACCAGTTTCTCGCGGAACCAGTCGTAGCCCTCCCGCCAGTCGATGAGCAGGTCCTTCGTCAGGAAGGAAGCGACGATCATCCGGACGCGGTTGTGCATATACGCCTCCGCCCGCAGCTGGCGCATCCCCGCGTCGACGATGGGATAGCCCGTCTCGCCGTCCTTCCAGGCCCGCAGCGCCTCGGGGTCGTGGTTCCACTCGATCGGCCGCTCGTAGTCCTTGAAGTTCTCCGTGACGACGTTCGGCTCGTCCCAGAGGACGTGGTGGTAGAACTCCCGCCACGCGAGTTGCGACTCGAACTCCTCGGCGGAGTCGTAGTCGGCGCCGGCGGCGGCCGACTTCGCCTCGCTGACCGCCCCGTGGACCTCCCGGATGCCGATGGTACCGAACTTGAGATGGGCGGAGAGCCGGGACGTGCACTCGTCGGCGGGGTAGTCCCGGCGGTCGTCGTAGTCGTACACGTCGTTCTCGCAGAACGCCCGGAGCAGCTCACGAGCCGGTTCGGTCCCGGCGGGCGGCACGTCGGCCTCGGGTTCGTCGAAACCGAGATCCGCGAGCGACGGGAGCGGCTCGTCGTCGGAGATGTCTGCGAGAGCGTCCTCGTCGGGTGTCGGTGCGGGGGACGCCTTCTCGCGGTCGCGCCACTTCTTCCAGAAGTAGGTGAACACGGAGTAGACCTCGCCCTGGTTGGTGCGGATCGACCCCGGTTCGTGGAGCAGGGCGTCCTCGACGCTCCGGCGAGCCACGTCGGCGTCGTCGAGCGCCCGCCGGACCGCGGCGTCGCGCTCGCGACCGAGCCCGGAGACCTCCGCGCCCCAGGTGACGGCGTCGGCGCCGACCTCCCCGGCGACGGCGGGGACGACCTCGCGGGGGTCGCCGCGGCGGACCAGGAGGTCGCTGCCGCGCTCGCGGTACCACGCCCGCAGCGAGTCGAGCGCGTCGAGCATGAACGCGACGCGGGGCGGCCCCGCGTGGGCGAGCACGTCGCGGTCGAAGACGAACAGCGGGACGACGGGACCGTCCGCGGGCACGTCCGGCAGGTCGCCCGCCGCGGCGGCCAGCCCCCGGTTGTCCGCCGCCCGGAGGTCCC from Halosimplex halophilum includes:
- a CDS encoding cryptochrome/photolyase family protein; this translates as MRVHWHRRDLRAADNRGLAAAAGDLPDVPADGPVVPLFVFDRDVLAHAGPPRVAFMLDALDSLRAWYRERGSDLLVRRGDPREVVPAVAGEVGADAVTWGAEVSGLGRERDAAVRRALDDADVARRSVEDALLHEPGSIRTNQGEVYSVFTYFWKKWRDREKASPAPTPDEDALADISDDEPLPSLADLGFDEPEADVPPAGTEPARELLRAFCENDVYDYDDRRDYPADECTSRLSAHLKFGTIGIREVHGAVSEAKSAAAGADYDSAEEFESQLAWREFYHHVLWDEPNVVTENFKDYERPIEWNHDPEALRAWKDGETGYPIVDAGMRQLRAEAYMHNRVRMIVASFLTKDLLIDWREGYDWFREKLVDHDTANDNGGWQWAASTGTDAQPYFRVFNPMTQGERYDPDAEYIREYVPELRDVPADAVHEWHELDAGRREMLAPDYPAPIVDHGERRERAIEMFERARADD